In Epilithonimonas zeae, the DNA window TGGCTTTTTTAAGAATGAAGAATTCGGTACTGCGAAGGATATTGCTAATACTTTTTACAAGATGGTTTTGTTTGATAAAAAAAATCAAGTTTATAAAACCTCCATAATAGATAATCCTTTTTCTCCGGTTTTTGAGTCTTATGGAAAAGAATCTATGGAAAAGCAAATTGGAAAGCTGGACAAAGCAGAATTTTTCTACCGATATAATGATAACGACAATATCTCAAAATTAGAAATTCATAAATCTGAGAATAATCAATCCAACTTAATCTTCACTCTAAAATTATAATTATGAAACACATCTACTTATTATGTCTTTTATTTTATACTATATCTTTCGGTCAAATATTTGATCTGGTTCCACTATTAGAAAGTGGCGCAAAAGATAAAAGAATAAACCTTGTAATTCTAGGAGACGGTTATACGGCAAGTGAACAATCTACCTTTTTGACAGATGCGACATTTGTTTCGAATTATTTGATGAATAAAGCACCTTATTCTAATTATAAAAATTACTTCAATGTTTATGCATTGAAGGTTATTTCACAAGAAAGTGGAGTTAAGCATCCCGGAACGGCTTCCGATGTTTCAGAACCTGTGATTCCTGTTTCTAATCCTAATAATTACCTCAATAGTTCTTATGACACTTCAGGAACGCATCGTTGCATCTATGGAAGTGTGAATAAAGTCACCCAAACTCTCGCTGCTAACATCCCTGAATTTGATATTGCTTTGGTTTTAGGAAATGATACAGAATATGGAGGCTGTGGAGGAACTTATGCATTTTTATCGAGAAATGATCAAGCTCCGGATGTTGCTTACCACGAGTTAGGACATTCTTTTGGTAAACTGGCAGATGAATATTGGTTTTCTGGTTCCGGAGAATCTCCAAATAAAACTAAAACTTCTAATACAGAAACTGTTCGTTGGAAAAACTGGTTGAATACTGGAAATATTGGTATTTATCAATTCACAGAAAACACGGCTTGGTATCGCCCCCATCAAAATTGTGAAATGCGATATCTGAATCGTCAATTCTGTAATGTCTGTAAAGAAGCTTTGGTTGAGAAAATACATTTGACCAAAAACCCGATTGATAGTTTTACACCTTCCAATTCTGCAGCTATAACAACTAATCAAAACTTAGATTTAAAAGTTAATTTAATTTTACCAATTCCCAATACATTAAAATCTGAATGGAAATTAAATAATACTTCTATTGCAACCGACGTAAGTGAGTTAACAATTCAATCTTCACAATTAAATACAGGAAGCAATACTGTTTTATTTAATGTCTATGATAATACCGCGATGGTAAGGACAGATAATCACAGTACAATCCATTTATCAACTATTTCGTGGACAATTAATAAAACTCAGTTGGGTATTAATGATATCAGAGCTAAACAATTTGATTTTATACTTTATCCAAATCCTGCAGAAGATTTTGTGGTTATGGAAAGTAAATCAGGCTTTACAGAAAAGGTTGAAGTTAGAATAATTGATAACTCTGGTAAGCTCATCAAAAAGCAAAATGTAGATTTGAGCAAACAAGAGAAGATTGACATATCAAAATTGATTTCTCAGGATTATTGGATTAATGTTTATCAAAAAGGACAACTGATATTATCTAAGAAAATGATTAAAAAATAGAAAGTTATTGGTTACTTTTGCAGTTCAGAGAAGCGTGGCTTGTTGATTCAATTTTCGAATTGGGTAGGAAAGTCCGGACACCATAGGGCAGCATAGCGGATAACATCCGTCATTTGTGAAAATAGGACAAGTGCAACAGAAAGTATGTACAGTTCGGCTGTAGTGAAACCAGGTAAACTCTATGTGGTGCAATGCCAAGTATATCATCAGTTAAGGTCGGCTCGGCTATTGATGAGGGGTAGGCAGCAAAAGTGATGCAGTAATGTATGACGCAGATAAATA includes these proteins:
- a CDS encoding M64 family metallopeptidase; the encoded protein is MKHIYLLCLLFYTISFGQIFDLVPLLESGAKDKRINLVILGDGYTASEQSTFLTDATFVSNYLMNKAPYSNYKNYFNVYALKVISQESGVKHPGTASDVSEPVIPVSNPNNYLNSSYDTSGTHRCIYGSVNKVTQTLAANIPEFDIALVLGNDTEYGGCGGTYAFLSRNDQAPDVAYHELGHSFGKLADEYWFSGSGESPNKTKTSNTETVRWKNWLNTGNIGIYQFTENTAWYRPHQNCEMRYLNRQFCNVCKEALVEKIHLTKNPIDSFTPSNSAAITTNQNLDLKVNLILPIPNTLKSEWKLNNTSIATDVSELTIQSSQLNTGSNTVLFNVYDNTAMVRTDNHSTIHLSTISWTINKTQLGINDIRAKQFDFILYPNPAEDFVVMESKSGFTEKVEVRIIDNSGKLIKKQNVDLSKQEKIDISKLISQDYWINVYQKGQLILSKKMIKK